Proteins from one Caulobacter sp. 73W genomic window:
- a CDS encoding MarR family winged helix-turn-helix transcriptional regulator, which yields MTTNAKAPAPIDPEEPAEVTLGVLDNIIGFRIRRIQNHISRSFRARLNSDELRPGVFSALALIGANPGLSQKTLAREVGFDKATIVAILDNMERQGWTERRRSSTDRRRHLLFVTPAGAKALEEMTVLARENEAHINAALTKSEQATLQTLLDKVYKICFVDVST from the coding sequence ATGACGACGAACGCAAAGGCCCCGGCGCCGATCGACCCTGAAGAGCCGGCGGAAGTCACGCTGGGCGTGCTCGACAACATCATCGGCTTTCGGATCCGGCGGATCCAGAACCACATCTCGCGGTCCTTCCGAGCGCGCCTGAACAGCGACGAGCTGCGCCCGGGCGTGTTCTCGGCCCTTGCCCTGATCGGGGCCAATCCGGGGCTGTCGCAAAAGACGCTGGCGCGTGAGGTCGGCTTCGACAAGGCCACCATCGTCGCCATTCTCGACAACATGGAGCGCCAGGGCTGGACCGAGCGTCGCCGCTCCAGCACCGACCGCCGCCGCCACCTGCTGTTCGTCACACCGGCCGGCGCCAAGGCGCTGGAGGAGATGACTGTGCTGGCCCGCGAAAACGAGGCGCACATCAACGCCGCCCTGACCAAGTCCGAGCAGGCGACCCTGCAGACCCTGCTCGATAAGGTCTACAAGATCTGCTTCGTGGACGTGTCGACCTAG
- a CDS encoding CocE/NonD family hydrolase produces MIRPLLLAVSILALGAGHAAARPQEAGASAASTFGRYEPEQPYSEQVVTTFHIPMRDGTKIALSLHRPAVNGKPVETRLPVIWHHALDIEPAGHRKLKDGAVDARGREPLADLAYNGYVVAVAARRGNGASFGSRRGYEDFTETFDAYEITEWLAAQSWSDGKVGMYGCSNTGEAVMHAIIGRPPSLKAAFAGCFAWDRYDGHTRGGIIANYGTGPQRTVEDDMKATPVQADPERRLLRAAAEEHLRSTNLLELMKSMPYRDSWSPLVMAKFWGEVSIGGYLDQVRQSKVALYIQGGWADDFRTEGLIAQANLPGQARIIIGPWRHCLNTGFDLRSEQLRFFDHYLKGKATGIETDEPIKYFTMGAPAGTEWRSAKAWPTAGAGQRLFLGGSALQAASPSRAGAAALTVDYKPTCPPDPVQPNSGPFTQPCRPSGEAAVFTGQPLKADTEVTGLPMADLWVSSDAPEQAVFAYLEDVAPDGTATVITEGRQRASLRKAVKAPWETLGTPWRRSFAEDHQPLVAGEPVKVSFDLLAVSYVFKKGHKIRLSVSGSDPRERGRIETSPPARLVVHSGGATASSLTLPVAEAR; encoded by the coding sequence ATGATCCGCCCCCTTCTGCTCGCCGTCTCGATCCTGGCGCTTGGCGCGGGTCATGCCGCGGCCCGACCGCAAGAAGCCGGCGCGTCGGCGGCCTCGACCTTCGGGCGCTATGAACCAGAGCAGCCCTACAGCGAACAGGTGGTCACCACCTTCCACATTCCCATGCGCGACGGCACCAAGATCGCCCTGTCGCTGCATCGCCCGGCGGTGAACGGCAAGCCCGTGGAGACCCGCCTGCCGGTCATCTGGCATCATGCCCTGGACATCGAGCCGGCGGGCCATCGCAAGCTCAAGGACGGCGCCGTCGACGCCCGCGGCCGCGAGCCGCTCGCCGATCTGGCCTATAACGGCTACGTGGTCGCGGTGGCCGCGCGCCGCGGCAACGGCGCGTCCTTCGGTTCGCGCCGCGGCTACGAGGATTTTACCGAGACCTTCGACGCCTACGAGATCACCGAATGGCTGGCCGCCCAGTCATGGTCCGACGGCAAGGTCGGCATGTACGGCTGCTCCAACACCGGCGAGGCGGTGATGCACGCCATCATCGGCCGCCCGCCCAGCCTGAAGGCCGCCTTCGCGGGTTGCTTCGCCTGGGACCGCTATGACGGACACACCCGGGGCGGGATCATCGCCAACTATGGCACCGGCCCCCAGCGCACCGTCGAAGACGACATGAAGGCCACGCCCGTGCAGGCCGATCCGGAGCGTCGGCTCCTGCGCGCCGCCGCCGAGGAGCATCTGCGCTCCACCAACCTGCTCGAACTGATGAAGTCGATGCCCTATCGCGACAGCTGGTCGCCGCTGGTCATGGCCAAGTTCTGGGGCGAGGTCAGCATCGGCGGCTATCTGGACCAGGTTCGCCAGTCGAAGGTCGCGCTCTACATCCAGGGCGGCTGGGCGGACGATTTCCGAACCGAGGGCCTGATCGCGCAGGCCAATCTGCCGGGACAGGCGCGCATCATCATCGGGCCGTGGCGCCACTGCCTGAACACCGGCTTTGACCTGCGCAGCGAGCAGCTGCGGTTCTTCGATCACTACCTGAAGGGCAAGGCCACAGGCATCGAGACCGACGAGCCGATCAAGTACTTCACCATGGGCGCGCCCGCCGGAACCGAGTGGCGATCGGCCAAGGCCTGGCCGACCGCCGGCGCCGGACAGCGTCTGTTCCTGGGCGGGAGCGCCCTGCAGGCCGCATCGCCCTCGCGCGCGGGCGCGGCGGCCCTGACCGTCGACTACAAGCCGACCTGCCCGCCCGATCCGGTCCAACCCAATAGCGGCCCCTTCACCCAGCCGTGCCGTCCCAGCGGCGAGGCGGCGGTGTTCACTGGCCAGCCCCTGAAGGCCGACACCGAGGTCACCGGCCTGCCCATGGCCGATCTGTGGGTGTCGTCCGACGCGCCCGAACAGGCGGTCTTCGCCTATCTGGAGGATGTCGCGCCCGACGGCACGGCGACGGTGATCACCGAGGGCCGCCAGCGCGCCTCGCTGCGCAAGGCGGTCAAGGCTCCGTGGGAGACGCTCGGCACGCCCTGGCGGCGCAGCTTCGCCGAGGATCACCAGCCGCTCGTCGCCGGCGAGCCGGTGAAGGTGTCCTTCGATCTTCTGGCGGTGTCCTACGTTTTCAAGAAGGGACACAAGATCCGCCTGAGCGTCTCTGGCTCCGATCCTCGTGAACGCGGGCGCATCGAGACGTCGCCCCCGGCGCGCCTTGTGGTTCATAGTGGCGGAGCGACGGCGTCCAGTCTCACCCTGCCCGTCGCGGAGGCCCGATGA
- a CDS encoding spinster family MFS transporter: MTDVAIKAAAATAQDSEAGPEPHRGWRPYKVYIVILLLLVTVCNYLDRIVLGVLQEPIKRELALTDWQLGLLSGPAFALFYSVAGIPVARLAERINRAGLLATVIAIWSAMTALCGVAVNFVQLLLFRVGVGMGEGGCIPISHSLLADNFTMRQRGVVMSVVAAAPSIATILAPIIGGLVAQQWGWRAAFIVIGLPGLLLAVLVALTLKEPRNLAAQSGQPQPKARSSFAADAKRLLGDPAFVFLFIGGAFIGVAYNGVTVFMVSFMMRSHELTLAQAGGVVGLSGLFGLLGTFIGGFAADRFSDAKGRSYVLVPAVGGVLTAGFYLLAFTQADWRLAMPCVLAAAVAYNLKNGPMYAAIQNIVPGTMRATGAAVFMFGATVLGSTGPLIAGAVSDAAANASFPAVFGAFNAACPGGRAAKDAAEPLAQACAQASASGLQTALVVVALGFVLASAFLVVAALKLGKRRAVEA, encoded by the coding sequence ATGACCGATGTGGCGATCAAGGCGGCCGCAGCGACCGCTCAGGACTCTGAAGCGGGGCCTGAGCCGCATCGCGGATGGCGTCCCTACAAGGTCTATATCGTCATCCTGCTGCTGCTGGTCACGGTCTGCAACTATCTGGACCGCATCGTGCTGGGCGTGCTGCAGGAGCCGATCAAGCGCGAGCTGGCCCTGACCGACTGGCAGCTGGGTCTGCTCAGCGGTCCGGCCTTCGCTCTGTTCTATTCAGTGGCCGGCATTCCCGTCGCGCGTCTGGCGGAGCGGATCAACCGCGCCGGCCTTCTGGCCACGGTCATCGCCATATGGTCGGCCATGACGGCTCTGTGCGGCGTGGCGGTCAATTTCGTCCAACTGCTGCTGTTCCGTGTCGGGGTCGGCATGGGCGAAGGCGGCTGCATTCCCATCAGCCACTCCCTGCTGGCCGACAATTTCACCATGCGCCAACGCGGGGTGGTGATGTCGGTGGTCGCCGCGGCGCCCTCCATCGCCACCATCCTGGCGCCGATCATCGGCGGCTTGGTGGCGCAGCAGTGGGGCTGGCGCGCCGCCTTCATCGTCATCGGCCTGCCGGGCCTGCTCCTGGCCGTCCTGGTCGCCCTGACCCTGAAGGAGCCGCGTAACCTGGCCGCCCAAAGCGGCCAGCCGCAGCCCAAAGCCCGCTCGTCCTTCGCCGCCGACGCCAAGCGTCTGCTCGGCGATCCCGCCTTTGTCTTCCTGTTCATCGGCGGCGCGTTCATCGGCGTGGCCTATAACGGGGTCACCGTCTTCATGGTCTCGTTCATGATGCGCAGCCACGAACTGACCCTGGCTCAGGCCGGCGGGGTCGTTGGGCTGAGCGGTCTGTTCGGGCTGCTCGGGACCTTCATCGGCGGCTTCGCGGCCGACCGCTTCTCCGACGCCAAGGGCCGCTCCTATGTGCTGGTGCCGGCCGTGGGCGGGGTGTTGACCGCGGGCTTCTACCTGCTGGCCTTCACGCAAGCAGACTGGCGTCTGGCCATGCCCTGCGTGCTCGCCGCCGCGGTGGCCTACAATCTCAAGAACGGGCCGATGTACGCGGCCATCCAGAACATCGTGCCCGGCACCATGCGGGCGACGGGCGCGGCGGTCTTCATGTTCGGCGCCACCGTGCTGGGCAGCACCGGGCCGCTGATCGCCGGCGCCGTCAGCGACGCGGCGGCCAACGCCAGCTTCCCGGCTGTGTTTGGGGCGTTCAACGCCGCCTGCCCGGGCGGCCGCGCGGCCAAGGATGCGGCCGAACCGTTGGCGCAGGCCTGCGCCCAGGCCTCGGCCAGCGGCTTGCAGACGGCTTTGGTGGTGGTGGCGCTGGGCTTCGTTCTGGCGTCCGCCTTCCTGGTGGTGGCGGCGCTGAAGCTGGGCAAGCGACGGGCGGTCGAAGCCTAG
- a CDS encoding CapA family protein yields MNPFRLLMTGDLVLDEPNADFFFDLARDTLAQADLVVGHVEVPHTLRGQELVGDIPAPASDPENLRAVGRAGFHMVSLAGNHIHDRGAEGIEDTIANLAAQGVASAGAGADLAAARQPATVARHGRRIGLLSYNCVGPKEGWAGPKRAGCAYLKIITHYELENANPGGPPKVYTFADPDTVEAMQADIARLRDQVDVLIVAFHKGVVHTPAHIAMYEKAVSRAAIEAGADMVIGHHSHILRGIEVWRGKPIFHGLGNFITVTRALSVEGNESPERRAWAQKRKVLFGFEPDPNYPLYPFHPEAKNGIVADCRWDADGNFTPGFKPLWMEPTGQPRPLGDDEDGRRVAAYVEKISRAAGLDTRFWWDGDRVVFAQASD; encoded by the coding sequence ATGAACCCGTTTCGCCTGCTGATGACCGGCGACCTCGTCCTGGACGAGCCGAACGCCGACTTCTTCTTCGACCTGGCCCGCGACACCCTGGCCCAGGCCGATCTGGTGGTGGGGCATGTGGAGGTGCCCCACACCCTGCGCGGCCAGGAGTTGGTCGGCGACATTCCCGCCCCGGCCAGTGATCCGGAAAACCTGCGCGCCGTGGGCCGCGCCGGCTTCCACATGGTCAGCCTGGCGGGCAACCACATCCACGACCGCGGCGCCGAGGGCATCGAGGACACCATCGCCAACCTTGCCGCCCAGGGCGTCGCCAGCGCCGGCGCCGGGGCCGATCTTGCAGCGGCGCGACAGCCGGCGACGGTGGCCAGACACGGCCGTCGCATCGGCCTGCTCAGCTACAACTGCGTGGGACCCAAGGAGGGCTGGGCCGGCCCCAAGCGCGCCGGCTGCGCCTATCTGAAGATCATCACCCACTACGAGCTCGAGAACGCAAATCCCGGCGGCCCGCCCAAGGTCTACACCTTCGCCGATCCCGACACCGTCGAGGCCATGCAGGCCGACATCGCCCGCCTGCGCGACCAGGTGGACGTTCTGATCGTCGCCTTCCACAAGGGCGTGGTCCACACGCCGGCCCACATCGCCATGTACGAGAAGGCCGTCAGCCGCGCCGCCATCGAGGCGGGCGCGGACATGGTCATCGGCCACCATTCGCACATCCTGCGCGGAATCGAAGTGTGGCGCGGCAAGCCGATCTTCCATGGCCTTGGCAACTTCATCACCGTGACCCGCGCGCTGTCGGTGGAAGGTAACGAAAGCCCCGAACGGCGCGCCTGGGCGCAAAAGCGCAAGGTGCTGTTCGGCTTCGAGCCTGACCCGAACTATCCGCTCTACCCCTTCCACCCGGAGGCCAAGAACGGGATCGTCGCCGACTGCCGCTGGGACGCCGACGGGAACTTCACCCCGGGCTTCAAGCCGCTGTGGATGGAGCCGACCGGCCAGCCGCGCCCTTTGGGCGACGACGAGGACGGGCGCCGCGTCGCCGCCTATGTGGAAAAGATCAGCCGCGCGGCGGGCCTGGACACACGGTTTTGGTGGGATGGCGATCGGGTGGTGTTCGCGCAAGCCAGCGACTAG